TCTTTGGCGGGTGAGCGACTCACGCTCACGTCCGCGCCGTGGTTTTTGGAGGTGTCGGATGCGGTCTCGGCATCTGCCGCTGGGCGGATCATCCGAATTTCACGGTGTCCCGGGCAAGTTAAACCCGTTGTGCCGAATGAGGCACACCAGGCACAGAACGAGTGCCGAGGGAGAATCAATGCGAAACATCATGATGGCGATGACGGCGGTCCTGGTCCTCTCGGCCTGTGGGGCGGGAGGCACGGGGACGAACACGGGCCACCCTAACCCTACCTCTCCTACAGGAGGGACAACCGCAAACACCCTGAGCGGACGGATTCTCGATGCGGCGGGCAAGCCAGTCGCTGATGCGGAAGTGTGGATTCAACCCGTGTCCTACCAGGGGCTGATCAAAGCCCGAACGGACGCGCAGGGCCGCTACCAGTCGATTGAACTCAACCCGTCCCTCGCGCCGTACCGGGCCCAGGCGTACAAGGTGGTGAATTACCACGGCGAGCAAAACTGCGTGCGGATGGGCGGTGAGACGTCCGCCGACTTCGACGTGTTTAATGCCAAGGATGGTGCGGTGCGGAATTTCCGCTGGAAGATGCAGGGCTCCTCCGAGGGCGGGTACGACGACCAGACGTGGGGCGGCAACCTGCGCTTCTACAAAGACCCTGAGACGGACGACGCCGACATGGTCCGCTCGGACGAGGTCCTCGAAGTGAAGCTCGTCCCCAACGGCCCGCTGATTGATGGCAGCGTGGGCGAGGAGTGGGACTACACCGTTCACACCGGGCAGGGCGTGAAGGACGTTCCAGTGGGCCGCTACAACATGTCCGCCGTGGTGGTGAACGCGGACGGCACGAAAACGCCCCTGAGGCTGAAGGCCGACAACGACGTTCAACAAACCGGCTGGAACACCACGATCACTATCCTGTTCGACGGCCTCTCCAACTGCGGCCACTACGCGACGTTCCACTCGACCCCCATCGCCATCTCCCGGTAAGCACGGCGCAAGAACAATTCTGCTGGGAACCGATGACCTGTCCGCTCGAAGGGGAAGGGACTTTGTGCGGAACCGCTTGGGTCTCAAGCGGTTCCGCACCTCCTTCCTCAAGGCGGCTGGCACAAGTTCAGAACCTGCTGAGAAGGTGACGCACGGGAGAGTCGGGGAGAACGTATGCAAATCATTTTGATGACGGCAGTGGCAGGCCTGGTCCTTTCGGCTTTCGCGGCGAGCAGCGCGGGCACGAGCACCAGAGCGGTTCCCAACACCCTGACCGGCCGGGTCCTCGACGCGGCGGGCAAGCCGGTTGCGGACGCGGAAGTGTGGATTAAGCCCGTGTCGTTCAGTGGGCTGATCAAGACGAGGACGGACGCGCAGGGCCAATACCAGTCCCCCGCACTCAATCCGGCCCTCGCCCCGTATCAGGCGCAGGCG
This sequence is a window from Deinococcus apachensis DSM 19763. Protein-coding genes within it:
- a CDS encoding carboxypeptidase-like regulatory domain-containing protein, translated to MRNIMMAMTAVLVLSACGAGGTGTNTGHPNPTSPTGGTTANTLSGRILDAAGKPVADAEVWIQPVSYQGLIKARTDAQGRYQSIELNPSLAPYRAQAYKVVNYHGEQNCVRMGGETSADFDVFNAKDGAVRNFRWKMQGSSEGGYDDQTWGGNLRFYKDPETDDADMVRSDEVLEVKLVPNGPLIDGSVGEEWDYTVHTGQGVKDVPVGRYNMSAVVVNADGTKTPLRLKADNDVQQTGWNTTITILFDGLSNCGHYATFHSTPIAISR